The sequence GTTGGGAAGCCCTATGTGGAAGGATTTACAGTTACTGGGCAGGTGATGGATCACATAAAAGACAGGAAAGTGATAATCTTTAAACACAAGCGCCGTAAGAACTATCGCAAAAAGATAGGTCATAGGCAACTTCTTAGTGTAGTTGCCATAAGATCCATTAATTCTCCCGGAGATACACCTTCCGGTGAGGGAGTATAAAAGCACTGAAAATGTGCGGATGCAGAATAAAAATGCGGAATTTTGAATAGACGGCTTTCCCGGAATACCGCCAGCTGGGGACTTGGGAAAGCCTTATAATGGCGGAAACAAATACCCCAGCCTCAAGCTGTGCCAGGAATGCACGGTTTTGAGCAACCAGGATTAGAAAAATGGCTCATAAAAAAGCAGGAGGAAGTTCAAGAAACGGTCGTGATAGCGCCGGAAAGAGAAGAGGTGTTAAGCGTTTTGGTGGGCAATTTGTTAAAGCTGGAAACATTATTGTAAGGCAGGTAGGAACAAAGTTTCACGCTGGAAAAAATGTGGGAGTCGGCAAGGATTATACTCTGTTCGCTCTGATAGATGGAGTGGTAAAATTTGAACATATGGACAAGACTCGTCAGAAGGTGAGCGTGTATCCTGTAACGGCTTAGTATGGTAGTAGTTTTTATCCCAAAACAGTTAAGCGGCCGTCATAAGGAACTCAGTTTTTGGCGGTCGCTTTTGTGTTTTTTCTATGGCTAGATTTATAGACGAAGCAATTATTCATGTGAAAGCGGGTGACGGTGGAAACGGATGCATAAGCTTCCGGCGGGAGAAGTATGTTCCTAAAGGAGGCCCTGATGGCGGAGATGGAGGCAAAGGTGGCGACGTATATCTTGTTGCTACTTCTTCGAAGAAAACTCTCCTGGATTTCCACTACCGGCGTTTTTTCCGAGCAGAACGTGGACGGCATGGGCGGGGAAAAGATCAGCATGGGCGAAGTGGTGAGGATCTTTTAATACCTGTGCCGGTAGGAACTGTTGTAAAGGACGCACTTACAGAGGAAGTTTTAGTCGATCTTTCCGAAGATGGGCAGAAGTGGCTCGTTGCTAAAGGAGGACGAGGAGGACGGGGTAACGCAAGGTTTGCTACCCCTACAAATCAGGCACCAAGGTTTGCTGAGGATGGGGAAAAAGGCGAAGAACGAGATCTTAAGCTAGAACTTAAGTTGCTCGCTGACGTGGGAATAGTAGGATTTCCAAATGCTGGAAAATCAACCCTTATTTCGGTTATCTCAGATGCCAAGCCTAAAATTGCCGATTATCCCTTTACCACTCTTTCTCCTCAACTGGGTGTTGTAGGGGTTGGGACGGATCGATCTTTTG is a genomic window of Thermodesulforhabdaceae bacterium containing:
- the obgE gene encoding GTPase ObgE; the protein is MARFIDEAIIHVKAGDGGNGCISFRREKYVPKGGPDGGDGGKGGDVYLVATSSKKTLLDFHYRRFFRAERGRHGRGKDQHGRSGEDLLIPVPVGTVVKDALTEEVLVDLSEDGQKWLVAKGGRGGRGNARFATPTNQAPRFAEDGEKGEERDLKLELKLLADVGIVGFPNAGKSTLISVISDAKPKIADYPFTTLSPQLGVVGVGTDRSFVVADIPGLIEGAHQGAGLGIQFLKHIERTKVLIHLIDITSIEPADPLRPYQVIREELEKFNPDLVQKPEVLALNKIDLIHPAYVDKLKTLYKRHLKVPVFAISALSKKGIAPLIHKVSQLLYDTSEK
- the rplU gene encoding 50S ribosomal protein L21 gives rise to the protein MYAVIETGGKQIKVEPGIVVRVEKLPVAPGEEITFDKVLLVREDSSVLVGKPYVEGFTVTGQVMDHIKDRKVIIFKHKRRKNYRKKIGHRQLLSVVAIRSINSPGDTPSGEGV
- the rpmA gene encoding 50S ribosomal protein L27 — translated: MAHKKAGGSSRNGRDSAGKRRGVKRFGGQFVKAGNIIVRQVGTKFHAGKNVGVGKDYTLFALIDGVVKFEHMDKTRQKVSVYPVTA